The genomic interval ATGCGTTTCCTACGGTTAATCCGTAACCTGGTTCTAAAGGTCTAAACTCAAATTTACCTTCAAAATCAGTAGAGTCAATCATAATGACTTTATCAGGCTTCTGGAAATTTAATATTGCCATATCGGTTTTCTAGCTTTAGTGGTTATTTATTACTTAGAGTACAGCTCGACGATGAACTGTGTATTGATATTTTCAGGTATTTGAAGACGTTGCGGTACTGCAACAAATGTTCCCTCTTTTTTATCATTGTTCCAAGTGATCCACTCGTAAACGTGATTTGCATTTTGCAAAGAGTTTGTAACTACTTCAAGTGATTTAGATTTTTCGCGTACTGCGATCACATCACCAGGTTTAACTTGAAAAGAAGGTATGTTAACAATGTTCCCGTTAACAGTAATATGACGGTGTCCAACTAATTGACGCGCTCCGCTTCTAGATGGAGAAATCCCCATTCTATATACTACATTATCTAAGCGGCTTTCACAAAGTTGTAATAAAACCTCTCCAGTAATTCCAGGAGCACGGTTTGCTTTGTCATACATGTTTCTAAATTGACGCTCAAGGATACCATATGTATACTTTGCTTTTTGCTTTTCAGCTAATTGTACAGCGTATTCAGATTTTTTTCCTCTTCGTCTGTTGTTTCCGTGTTGCCCTGGAGGGTAATTTCTTTTTTCAAAAGATTTGTCTTCTCCGAAGATTGCTTCGCTAAATTTACGAGCTATCTTAGTTTTGGGACCAGTATATCTTGCCATTTTAAATGTTTGTTGTGAGGGTGGTTAGAAATTAAGGTCAATCCTTTGCAAACCGTTCTCCCTCGATATATTAAATAAATTATTAAACGCGACGTCTTTTTGGAGGACGACATCCATTGTGTGGCATTGGAGTGATATCTATGATTTCTGTCACTTCAATTCCGCTATTATGTACAGCACGTATCGCAGACTCACGTCCGTTACCCGGTCCTTTAACATATACTTTCACTTTACGAAGACCCGCTTCGTGAGCCACTTTTGCACAATCTTCTGCAGCTGTTTGAGCAGCATATGGAGTGTTCTTTTTAGAACCTCTAAAGCCCATTTTACCAGCAGATGACCAAGAGATTACATCTCCTTTCTTATTCGTTAACGATACGATGATGTTGTTAAAAGAAGCAGTGATATGAGCCTCTCCTGTTGATTCAACAACAACTTTACGTTTTTTTGCAGTTTGCTTTGCCATTATGACTTATTATTTAGTTGCTTTCTTCTTGTTAGCAACTGTTTTACGCTTTCCTTTTCTTGTACGTGAGTTATTCTTTGTACGCTGTCCTCTTAAAGGAAGACCTACACGGTGACGAATACCACGGTAACAACCGATGTCCATCAATCGTTTAATATTCAAAGAAACCTCAGAACGAAGTTCACCTTCAATTGTAAATGTACCAACAGACTCACGGATACGACCTATTTCGTCATCATCCCAATCTGAGACTTTTTTGTCTTCTGATACATTAGCAGCTGCAAGAATTTCTTGAGCTCTACTCTTTCCGATTCCAAAGATGTAAGTTAATGCTATTACACCTCTCTTTTGTTTTGGGATATCTATCCCTGCAATTCTAGCCATAACTATTAACCTTGTCTTTGTTTAAACCTAGGGTTCTTTTTGTTAATTACGTATAATCTGCCTTTGCGACGAACGATCTTGCAATCGGCACTTCTCTTTTTTACTGATGCTCTTACTTTCATATCAAGCTTATTTTCCGTTTAGTAACGGTACGTTATGCGAGCCTTTGACAAATCGTAAGGACTCATTTCTAATTTCACTTTATCTCCAGGTAATAATTTTATATAGTGCATACGCATCTTACCTGAGATATGCGCTGTCACTACGTGACCATTTTCTAATTCCACACGGAACATTGCGTTAGACAATGCTTCAATAATGGATCCGTCTTGTTCTATTGCTGCCTGTTTTGCCATTATGCTACTGCTTTACGGTTTTTACCAGACTTCATTAGACCATCATAATGCTTGTTAAGTAAATAAGAATTTACTTGTTGCATAGTATCTATAGCGACTCCTACCATAATTAAAAGCGAAGTACCTCCATAGAATAGAGCCCATCCTTGTTGCATTCCTAATACATTTACTGCAATTGCAGGAAATATAGCGATAAGAGCAAGAAAAATTGAACCTGGTAATGTTATTTGTGACATTATTCTATCTAAATATTCAGCAGTTTCAGAACCAGGACGTATTCCTGCTATAAAGCCGCCGCTTCTTTTTAAATCATCTGCCATCTTATTAGTAGGTACCGTAATCGCGGTGTAAAAATAAGTAAAGATGATGATAAGTAATGCAAAAACTAAATTATACCAAAATCCGAAAATATTATTTCCAAAATTTGCCTGCAACCACGTTCCAGCTGACGTCTCTGCTAAAAAACTTGCTCCTCCTATCAAGCCTGGTACAAACATTATAGCTTGAGCAAATATGATAGGCATTACCCCAGAAGCATTAAGCTTCAATGGTAAAAACTGACGACTACCGAAAACATTTTTTTCATAAGCGCCTGTTGCAGTTCTACGAGCATAAGACACTGGCACCTGACGTACTGCCATAACTAATAGAATACAAAGCAGAATAATTACAAACCAAATCACTAATTCAATTAAGATCATTATAAGACCTCCATTGGATTCAGTAACACGTGCCACCCACTCTTGAACAAAAGATATTGGCATTGTAGCGATAATACCCACCATTATAAGTAATGAGATTCCGTTTCCAATTCCCTTATCTGTTATTTTCTCTCCAAGCCACATTGCAAATACACATCCTGTTACTAATATTAGAACAGATGATATATAGAATGTAGGTGTTAAGCCCATTACAAAGGCAGATGATGGAACACCTAGCGCAGGAAGTGCAGCTAAATATCCAGGTGCTTGTAATAAGCAAATGCCTATAGTTAACCATCGAGTAATCTGATTGATTTTACGACGCCCGCTTTCACCCTCTTTTTGTAATTTTTGCAAATAAGGAATCGCTATCCCCATCAATTGCACAACAATTGAAGCAGATATATAAGGCATAATACCAAGCGCAAATACAGAAGCATTTGAAAATGCTCCACCTGTAAATGCCGCTAGTAAACCTAATATTCCTTGATCTGTACTATCTTGAAGACCTCCTAATTGTGAAGCATCAATACCAGGTAAAACTACCTGTGCGCCAAAACGATATACGAGGAGAAGTGTGAGCGTAAGAATAATTCTATTCCTTAACTCATCAATCTTCCAGATATTCTTTATTGTATCTATAAATTTCATCCTCTTGTATCGATTATAAAGTTACAGCTTCACCACCAGCAGCTTCAACAGCAGCCTTTGCAGTTGCAGTAAATTTATGCGCAGTTACCTTGATTTTAGCTTTAAGCTCTCCTCTACCTAGAATTTTTACTAGGTCATTCTTACCTACTAAACCAGCTTCGATTAAGTTGTCTACAGAAAATTCATTCTCTAAACGACCAGCATCTACATACTCTTGTATAGTATCTAAGTTGATTCCAGCATATTCTTTACGGTTGATATTCGTAAAACCAAATTTAGGAACACGTCTTTGAAGAGGCATTTGACCACCTTCAAAACCTATTTTCTTGCTATAACCAGAACGTGATTTTTGTCCTTTGTGTCCACGACCAGCTGTTCCTCCTTGACCAGTTGCCTGACCACGACCTTTACGGCTATCGTTTTTCTTAACAGCGCCTTTTGCAGGTCTTAAGTTATTTAACTCCATCTGTTATATATATTAAGCTTCTTCAACAGAAACTAAGTGACTAACTTTATTTACCATACCAAGGATGTTTGGTGTATTTTCATGCACCTTTACCTGGCCTATTTTTCTCAATCCAAGAGATTCTAAAATTCTCTTTTGGTTTTGAGTGCGATTAATAGCACTCTTCACCTTTGTTACTTTGATTTTTGCCATTTTACCTTGATTTATCCTTTAAACACTTTATCAAGTGTGATACCTCGTTGCTTCGCAACCGTCTCAGCACTTCTTAGTTGTAATAACGCATCAAAAGTTGCTTTTACTACGTTATGAGGGTTAGAAGATCCTTGGTTTTTAGAAAGCACATCATGTATACCAACTGATTCAAGAACCGCACGTATTGCACCACCAGCAATCACACCAGTACCCGCAGCAGCAGGTAATAACAATATACGAGCTCCACCATATTTCCCTTTTTGCTCATGTGGAATGGTAGCTTTATTTAACGGAATGCGTACTAAATTTTTCTTAGCATCTTCTACAGCCTTTGCAATTGCAGAAGCAACTTCCTTAGATTTTCCTAATCCGTGACCTACTACTCCATTTTCATCTCCTACAACAACAATCGCAGAAAATCCAAAAGCTCTACCTCCTTTAGTTACCTTAGTAACACGCTGAACGCCTACTAGACGATCTTTTAAGTCCAAGCCACTTGGCTTTACTAACTCTACGTTTTTATAATCTTGATACATAACTTTATTAGAATTTAAGACCGCCTTCTCTTGCGCCCTCTGCTAGTTGTTTAATTCTTCCGTGGTAAAGGTAACCTCCTCTATCAAATACTACAGACTCTACACCTGCTTTTGTAGCTTTTTCGGCAATTGCCTTCCCTACAAGCTTAGCTGCTTCTGTTTTATTTGCGTCCTTAGAGATATCCTTGTCACGCGATGATGCTGCCATTAGAGTTTTACCATTAAGGTCGTCAACTAACTGAGCATAAATTTCTTTATTACTTCTAAATACACAGAGTCTTGGTCTCTCCGCAGATCCAGAAATAGTCTTACGAATTCTAAGATGAATTCTATTTCTTTTTTCACTTTTTGATAATGCCATTGCTCTATGTATTATGCAGATTTACCTGCTTTTCTTCTAATTATCTCTCCTACAAACTTGATACCTTTTCCTTTGTAAGGTTCTGGTTTACGGAAGCCACGTATTTTTGCCGCAACTGCTCCTACGAGTTGTTTATCATGTGAAGTTAACTTCACAATTGGATTTTTACCTTTTTCAGAGATTGTCTCAACTTTTACCTCTGGAGCAATATCCATTACGATATTGTGAGAAAAACCTACGGCCAAATCAAGTTTATTCCCTTGATTTGTTGCTCTATATCCTACTCCAACAAGTTCTAATTGTTTCTCGAACCCTTTAGAAACACCCTCGATCATATTTGCGATCAAAGCTCTATAAAGACCGTGCTTCGCACGAAGATCTTTTTTATCTGACTCACGCTCAAGAGTAATAATTCCGTCTTCGATTTTTATATCAATACCTGAATACTCTTGCGTAAGCTCGCCTAATTTTCCTTTAACTGTTACAGTACCATCTGCTACGTTTACTGTAACACCTTCTGGAACTGTAATTGGATTTTTACCTATTCTTGACATTTCTTTGTCTTTTTATCTGATTAGTAAACGTAACAAAGTACCTCTCCTCCAACATTCTGTTGTTGTGCTTGCTTTCCTGTCATCACTCCCTTAGAAGTTGAAACAATAGCAATACCCAATCCATTTAAGATACGTGGTATCTCTGATGATGAAGCATATTTACGTAAACCAGGCTTACTGATTCTTTGGATATCTTTAATTACTGCTTCTTTAGTAATGCGATCGTACTTCAAGGCAATCTTGATAGTATCCTGCGCTTTACCTTCTTCAAACTTGTAACTTAGGATGTACCCTTGGTCAAATAAGATTTTAGTCATCGCCTTTTTAAGGTTTGATGCTGGAATCTCGACCACTCTGTGATTTGCTGCCGATGCGTTACGCACACGTGTCAGAAAATCTGCAATAGTATCTGTATTCATTTAATTATAGTTACGGTAGTGGTTTTCTTTAAGCTTTCGCGAAAGCGATAACTACAAATAGAACCTTCTACCAATTTATACTCTTTAATTACCAGCTCGCTTTCTTAACTCCTGGTATCAATCCTTGATTAGCCATCTGACGAAACATCACACGTGATATCCCGAACTGACGCATATAACCTTTTGGACGACCCGTAAGTTTACAACGATTATGTTGGCGTACTGGTGAGGCATTTTTAGGCAACTTTTGCAAAGCCTCGTAATCTCCAGCTTCTTTCAAAGCCTTACGTTTCTCAGCGTATTTTGCAACAGTCTTAGCGCGCTTTACCTCGCGGGCTTTCATTGATTCTTTAGCCATAATTTAATTCTTTTTAAAAGGTAACCCTAATTCTGCAAGTAATGATTTTGCTTCTTTATCAGTTTGAGCAGAAGTTTGAAAAGTAATGTTCATACCATCAATTTTCTTAATTCTGTCAATATTGATCTCAGGGAAGATAATTTGTTCTTCTACACCCATATTGTAATTTCCGCGACCATCAAATCCAGTTGCATTAATTCCATTAAAGTCTCTTACACGTGGTAAAGCAGAAGTCACAAGTCTATCTAAAAACTCATACATACGCTCCCCTCGTAAAGTTACTTTAGCACCAATAGGCATTCCCTTACGTAGTTTAAATGTTGCAACATCCTTCTTAGACATTGTTGAGATAGCTCTCTGCCCTGTGATAACAGTAAGCTCATCAACAGCATTTTCAACTAATTTTTTATCTGCAACCGCAGCTCCAACTCCACGAGATACTACTATCTTGTTGAGACGTGGTACCTGCATAACGTTTTTATATCCGAACTCTTCAATAAGAGCTGGTGCCACGCGGTCTTGAAACTCTTGCTTTAGTCTTGGTACGTATCCCATCACTATATTATTTCGTTGTTAGACTTTGCAAAGCGTACCTTTTTATCTCCTTCCATACGGTAACCTACACGAGTAGTTTTACCGTCCTTATCCATAAGCGATAAGTTTGAAATTTGAATAGGCGCTTCTTTTTCTTTAATTCCACCTTGAGGATTTGCGGCGCTAGGCTTTTCATGCTTCTTCACCATATTTACACCCTCAACGATTGCTTTGTTCTTTTCTATAAATACTTTAACAACCTTACCTTCTGATCCTTTATGATCTCCAGCAATAACCTTTACAGTATCTCCAGTTTTTATTTTAAGCTTTGTCATCTTCTTCTCTGTATTAAAGCACCTCTGGTGCTAATGATACAATCTTCATAAATTGTTTGTCACGAAGCTCTCTTGCTACTGGTCCAAATACACGAGTACCGCGCATCTCTCCTTGAGCATTCAAAAGAACACAAGCATTATCATCAAAACGAATATATGATCCATCTGGACGACGTACTTCTTTCTTAGTACGAACAACTACTGCTGTAGAAACGGCTCCTTTTTTAACTTGACCCGTTGGCGTGGCATCTTTTACAGATACTACAATTTTATCTCCTACAGAAGCATATCTTCTCTTGGTACCTCCTAATACACGGATCGTCAAAACTTCTTTTGCTCCAGTATTATCTGCTACTCTTAATCTTGATTCTTGCTGTAACATTACTTAGCTCTTTCAATGATTTCTACTAGTCTCCAAGTCTTTGATTTACTCATAGGTCGTGTCTCCATGATCCTAACAGTATCTCCTTCGTTGCAGTCATTTGTTTCGTCGTGTGCTACATATTTTTTCGTTTTTAAAACGAATTTTCCATACATAGGGTGTTTTACTTTTTTCACCTCTGCAACAACGATAGACTTCTGCATCTTGTTACTGGTTACTACACCAACACGCTCTTTTCTTAAATTTCTTTTTTCCATCTTAAGCAGCGTTGTTATTGTTCTCTTTTAGTTAACTCAGTTGCGATTCTAGCGACTGTACGTCTCATTCCTCGCAATTGAATAGGATTGTCAAGTGGAGAGATGGCGTGCGCCATCTTAAGATCCATATAGGCTCTTTTAGTTTTACTAAGCTCCTCTTGCAATTCTGCTACAGATAATCCTTTTACCTCTGATTGTTTCATAGTACTCAAATTTATTCAGCTGAAAAATCTCTAGCTACGATATACTTAGTTCTAACAGGAAGTTTTTGAGCAGCAAGACGTAAAGCCTCTTTTGCTACCGGTTCTGGAACCCCTCCTAATTCGAACATAACGCGTCCTGGTTTTACAACTGCTGCCCAATATTCTACAGCACCTTTACCTTTACCCATACGTACCTCAAGAGGCTTTTTAGTAATAGGCTTGTCTGGGAAGATCTTAATCCAAAGAGTTCCCTCTCTTTTCATGTAACGTGTTGCTGCAATA from Dokdonia sp. Hel_I_53 carries:
- the rpsD gene encoding 30S ribosomal protein S4; the protein is MARYTGPKTKIARKFSEAIFGEDKSFEKRNYPPGQHGNNRRRGKKSEYAVQLAEKQKAKYTYGILERQFRNMYDKANRAPGITGEVLLQLCESRLDNVVYRMGISPSRSGARQLVGHRHITVNGNIVNIPSFQVKPGDVIAVREKSKSLEVVTNSLQNANHVYEWITWNNDKKEGTFVAVPQRLQIPENINTQFIVELYSK
- the rpsK gene encoding 30S ribosomal protein S11, producing MAKQTAKKRKVVVESTGEAHITASFNNIIVSLTNKKGDVISWSSAGKMGFRGSKKNTPYAAQTAAEDCAKVAHEAGLRKVKVYVKGPGNGRESAIRAVHNSGIEVTEIIDITPMPHNGCRPPKRRRV
- the rpsM gene encoding 30S ribosomal protein S13 — translated: MARIAGIDIPKQKRGVIALTYIFGIGKSRAQEILAAANVSEDKKVSDWDDDEIGRIRESVGTFTIEGELRSEVSLNIKRLMDIGCYRGIRHRVGLPLRGQRTKNNSRTRKGKRKTVANKKKATK
- the ykgO gene encoding type B 50S ribosomal protein L36, with translation MKVRASVKKRSADCKIVRRKGRLYVINKKNPRFKQRQG
- the infA gene encoding translation initiation factor IF-1, coding for MAKQAAIEQDGSIIEALSNAMFRVELENGHVVTAHISGKMRMHYIKLLPGDKVKLEMSPYDLSKARITYRY
- the secY gene encoding preprotein translocase subunit SecY, with protein sequence MKFIDTIKNIWKIDELRNRIILTLTLLLVYRFGAQVVLPGIDASQLGGLQDSTDQGILGLLAAFTGGAFSNASVFALGIMPYISASIVVQLMGIAIPYLQKLQKEGESGRRKINQITRWLTIGICLLQAPGYLAALPALGVPSSAFVMGLTPTFYISSVLILVTGCVFAMWLGEKITDKGIGNGISLLIMVGIIATMPISFVQEWVARVTESNGGLIMILIELVIWFVIILLCILLVMAVRQVPVSYARRTATGAYEKNVFGSRQFLPLKLNASGVMPIIFAQAIMFVPGLIGGASFLAETSAGTWLQANFGNNIFGFWYNLVFALLIIIFTYFYTAITVPTNKMADDLKRSGGFIAGIRPGSETAEYLDRIMSQITLPGSIFLALIAIFPAIAVNVLGMQQGWALFYGGTSLLIMVGVAIDTMQQVNSYLLNKHYDGLMKSGKNRKAVA
- the rplO gene encoding 50S ribosomal protein L15, whose translation is MELNNLRPAKGAVKKNDSRKGRGQATGQGGTAGRGHKGQKSRSGYSKKIGFEGGQMPLQRRVPKFGFTNINRKEYAGINLDTIQEYVDAGRLENEFSVDNLIEAGLVGKNDLVKILGRGELKAKIKVTAHKFTATAKAAVEAAGGEAVTL
- the rpmD gene encoding 50S ribosomal protein L30, with protein sequence MAKIKVTKVKSAINRTQNQKRILESLGLRKIGQVKVHENTPNILGMVNKVSHLVSVEEA
- the rpsE gene encoding 30S ribosomal protein S5, with the protein product MYQDYKNVELVKPSGLDLKDRLVGVQRVTKVTKGGRAFGFSAIVVVGDENGVVGHGLGKSKEVASAIAKAVEDAKKNLVRIPLNKATIPHEQKGKYGGARILLLPAAAGTGVIAGGAIRAVLESVGIHDVLSKNQGSSNPHNVVKATFDALLQLRSAETVAKQRGITLDKVFKG
- the rplR gene encoding 50S ribosomal protein L18, with translation MALSKSEKRNRIHLRIRKTISGSAERPRLCVFRSNKEIYAQLVDDLNGKTLMAASSRDKDISKDANKTEAAKLVGKAIAEKATKAGVESVVFDRGGYLYHGRIKQLAEGAREGGLKF
- the rplF gene encoding 50S ribosomal protein L6 — protein: MSRIGKNPITVPEGVTVNVADGTVTVKGKLGELTQEYSGIDIKIEDGIITLERESDKKDLRAKHGLYRALIANMIEGVSKGFEKQLELVGVGYRATNQGNKLDLAVGFSHNIVMDIAPEVKVETISEKGKNPIVKLTSHDKQLVGAVAAKIRGFRKPEPYKGKGIKFVGEIIRRKAGKSA
- the rpsH gene encoding 30S ribosomal protein S8, whose protein sequence is MNTDTIADFLTRVRNASAANHRVVEIPASNLKKAMTKILFDQGYILSYKFEEGKAQDTIKIALKYDRITKEAVIKDIQRISKPGLRKYASSSEIPRILNGLGIAIVSTSKGVMTGKQAQQQNVGGEVLCYVY
- the rpsN gene encoding 30S ribosomal protein S14, which translates into the protein MAKESMKAREVKRAKTVAKYAEKRKALKEAGDYEALQKLPKNASPVRQHNRCKLTGRPKGYMRQFGISRVMFRQMANQGLIPGVKKASW
- the rplE gene encoding 50S ribosomal protein L5 — protein: MGYVPRLKQEFQDRVAPALIEEFGYKNVMQVPRLNKIVVSRGVGAAVADKKLVENAVDELTVITGQRAISTMSKKDVATFKLRKGMPIGAKVTLRGERMYEFLDRLVTSALPRVRDFNGINATGFDGRGNYNMGVEEQIIFPEINIDRIKKIDGMNITFQTSAQTDKEAKSLLAELGLPFKKN
- the rplX gene encoding 50S ribosomal protein L24, with the protein product MTKLKIKTGDTVKVIAGDHKGSEGKVVKVFIEKNKAIVEGVNMVKKHEKPSAANPQGGIKEKEAPIQISNLSLMDKDGKTTRVGYRMEGDKKVRFAKSNNEII
- the rplN gene encoding 50S ribosomal protein L14 yields the protein MLQQESRLRVADNTGAKEVLTIRVLGGTKRRYASVGDKIVVSVKDATPTGQVKKGAVSTAVVVRTKKEVRRPDGSYIRFDDNACVLLNAQGEMRGTRVFGPVARELRDKQFMKIVSLAPEVL
- the rpsQ gene encoding 30S ribosomal protein S17, translated to MEKRNLRKERVGVVTSNKMQKSIVVAEVKKVKHPMYGKFVLKTKKYVAHDETNDCNEGDTVRIMETRPMSKSKTWRLVEIIERAK
- the rpmC gene encoding 50S ribosomal protein L29, coding for MKQSEVKGLSVAELQEELSKTKRAYMDLKMAHAISPLDNPIQLRGMRRTVARIATELTKREQ
- the rplP gene encoding 50S ribosomal protein L16; its protein translation is MLQPRKTKFRKQQKGRMKGLAQRGHRLSNGQFGIKSLDSSFVTARQIEAARIAATRYMKREGTLWIKIFPDKPITKKPLEVRMGKGKGAVEYWAAVVKPGRVMFELGGVPEPVAKEALRLAAQKLPVRTKYIVARDFSAE